Proteins encoded together in one Paracoccus sp. SMMA_5_TC window:
- the tenA gene encoding thiaminase II: MSYGAAFAQWRAAAPDWHAYTHHRFVEGMRDGSLPRSAFLTYLVQDYLFLIQFARAWALAVVKAGDLDEMRACSATVHALLDHEMALHVETCAAAGIDTGAMLATPEALTNIAYTRYVLDAGMSGDFLDLLAALMPCVLGYGEIGARLAREAAPDTPYRPWIDTYAGAAYQQTCREAGALMDAALRKRLGDQPQASPRWAALSQRFATATRLEVGFWDLGGT, from the coding sequence ATGAGCTATGGCGCCGCATTCGCCCAGTGGCGGGCCGCCGCGCCCGACTGGCACGCCTATACCCACCACCGCTTTGTCGAAGGGATGCGCGACGGCAGCCTGCCGCGATCGGCCTTTCTGACCTATCTGGTGCAGGATTACCTGTTCCTGATCCAGTTCGCCCGCGCCTGGGCGCTGGCGGTGGTCAAGGCCGGCGATCTGGACGAGATGCGGGCCTGTTCGGCGACGGTCCACGCGCTACTGGACCATGAAATGGCGCTGCATGTCGAAACCTGCGCCGCCGCCGGCATCGACACCGGGGCAATGCTGGCCACGCCCGAGGCGCTGACCAATATCGCCTATACCCGCTATGTGCTGGATGCGGGAATGTCGGGGGATTTCCTGGACCTGCTGGCGGCGCTGATGCCCTGTGTGCTGGGCTATGGGGAAATCGGCGCCCGTCTGGCGCGCGAGGCAGCGCCCGACACCCCCTATCGGCCCTGGATCGACACCTATGCCGGCGCGGCCTATCAGCAGACCTGCCGCGAGGCCGGGGCGCTGATGGACGCGGCGCTGCGAAAGCGGCTGGGCGATCAGCCGCAGGCCAGCCCGCGTTGGGCGGCGCTGAGCCAGCGCTTTGCCACCGCCACCCGGCTGGAGGTCGGTTTCTGGGACCTGGGCGGGACATGA
- a CDS encoding ABC transporter ATP-binding protein: protein MMARVRGRAWVGDQPLFAPLDLQLRSGEWTCLLGPSGVGKSTLLRLLAGLETGARFEGEVIRDQPAALMAQDAGLIPWLDVTGNVALGARLRGEARAPDALRRALALIAAVGLQDRAHHLPAELSGGQRQRVALARTLFEDRPLVLLDEPFSALDTRTRAQMQDLAAALLRDRSVLLVTHDPAEAARLGDRILLLRESGLTEWSVELPRPPGGARPYDAPEVLALQADLMRGMMA from the coding sequence ATGATGGCGCGGGTTCGTGGCCGCGCATGGGTCGGCGATCAGCCGCTGTTCGCGCCCCTTGATCTGCAACTGCGGTCGGGGGAATGGACCTGTCTGCTGGGGCCCTCGGGCGTGGGGAAATCGACGCTGCTGCGGTTGCTGGCGGGCTTGGAAACCGGCGCCCGTTTCGAGGGCGAGGTGATCCGCGACCAGCCGGCGGCGCTGATGGCGCAGGATGCAGGGCTGATCCCCTGGCTGGACGTGACCGGCAATGTGGCCCTGGGCGCACGCCTGCGCGGCGAGGCCAGGGCCCCGGACGCCCTGCGGCGGGCCTTGGCGCTGATTGCGGCGGTGGGTTTGCAGGATCGGGCCCATCACCTGCCGGCCGAATTGTCGGGTGGTCAGCGCCAGCGCGTCGCCCTGGCCCGCACATTGTTCGAGGACCGGCCGCTGGTGCTGCTTGACGAGCCGTTTTCCGCCCTGGACACCCGCACCCGCGCGCAGATGCAGGACCTGGCCGCAGCCCTGCTGCGCGACCGCAGTGTGCTGCTGGTGACGCACGACCCGGCCGAGGCCGCGCGCCTGGGCGACCGCATCCTGCTGTTGCGCGAAAGCGGGCTGACCGAATGGTCGGTGGAGCTGCCGCGGCCGCCGGGCGGCGCCCGTCCCTATGATGCCCCCGAAGTGCTGGCATTGCAGGCCGATCTGATGCGGGGAATGATGGCATGA
- a CDS encoding ABC transporter permease gives MRTVIALIAALLILWQGAIWLLGLPGFLLPEPAAVARALWQHRAEIAGHAGFTLIEVLLGFVLGSALGAGLAVAMGFSPRLTGVLKPLLTFSQTIPIFALAPILTLWLGFGMAPKIAVTVLIVFFPVASAFLDGLSQTPQAALDLARVMGASRGRIMRHLRIPAALPHLATGLRLAAVYAPIGAVIGEWVGGARGLGALMIHANGRMKTDLVFAALLVLSVMTVLFARGVAWALARLWRRYGV, from the coding sequence ATGAGGACGGTGATCGCGCTGATCGCAGCGCTGCTGATCCTGTGGCAGGGCGCCATCTGGCTGCTGGGACTGCCCGGATTTCTGCTGCCGGAACCGGCGGCGGTGGCGCGGGCGCTGTGGCAGCACCGCGCCGAAATCGCCGGCCACGCCGGCTTCACCCTGATCGAGGTGCTGTTGGGCTTTGTGCTGGGTTCGGCCCTGGGCGCGGGTCTGGCCGTCGCCATGGGGTTTTCGCCCCGCCTGACCGGGGTGCTGAAGCCGCTGCTGACCTTCAGCCAGACCATCCCGATCTTTGCCCTGGCGCCGATCCTGACGCTGTGGCTGGGCTTTGGCATGGCACCAAAGATCGCGGTCACGGTGCTGATCGTGTTCTTTCCGGTCGCCTCGGCCTTTCTGGACGGTTTGTCGCAGACGCCGCAGGCGGCGCTGGATCTGGCGCGGGTCATGGGGGCCAGCCGCGGCCGCATCATGCGCCATCTGCGCATCCCCGCCGCATTGCCGCATCTGGCCACCGGATTGCGGCTGGCGGCCGTCTATGCGCCCATCGGGGCGGTGATCGGCGAATGGGTGGGCGGTGCCCGCGGCCTGGGGGCGCTGATGATCCACGCCAACGGGCGGATGAAAACCGACCTGGTCTTTGCCGCGCTGCTGGTGCTGTCGGTGATGACGGTGCTGTTTGCCCGGGGGGTCGCCTGGGCGCTGGCGCGGCTGTGGCGCCGCTATGGAGTCTAG
- the mobA gene encoding molybdenum cofactor guanylyltransferase MobA, whose product MGGGRPTVLAVILAGGRSTRMGGGNKALRLLAGETLLARVMSRLRPQCAGLALNANGGGEAFADYDLPVIADGFGGFPGPLAGVLAGMDWAASQGATEVVSVSVDTPFLPLDLVHRLYEARGRSGLALAASPDASGRLRDHPTCALWPVTLRADLCAALESGLHRAGQFAAAYDPGRAVFDSRPVDPFLNINTPEELASAARLV is encoded by the coding sequence ATGGGCGGCGGCAGGCCGACGGTGCTGGCGGTGATCCTGGCGGGGGGGCGTTCGACGCGGATGGGCGGCGGCAACAAGGCGCTGCGGCTTCTGGCGGGCGAAACCCTGCTGGCGCGGGTGATGTCGCGGCTGCGCCCGCAATGCGCGGGGCTGGCGCTGAATGCCAATGGCGGGGGCGAGGCCTTTGCCGATTACGACCTGCCGGTGATCGCCGATGGCTTCGGGGGGTTTCCGGGCCCTCTGGCGGGCGTGCTGGCCGGCATGGACTGGGCGGCAAGCCAGGGCGCGACCGAGGTGGTCTCGGTCAGTGTCGATACACCGTTCCTGCCGCTCGACCTGGTGCACCGCCTCTACGAGGCCCGCGGCCGCAGCGGCCTGGCGCTTGCCGCCAGCCCCGATGCCAGCGGCAGGCTGCGCGACCATCCTACCTGTGCGCTGTGGCCTGTGACGCTGCGCGCGGACCTGTGCGCCGCGCTGGAATCGGGGCTGCATCGGGCCGGCCAGTTCGCCGCCGCCTATGATCCCGGCCGCGCCGTGTTCGACAGCCGGCCGGTCGATCCCTTCCTGAACATCAACACGCCCGAGGAACTGGCCAGCGCTGCAAGACTTGTCTAG
- the fghA gene encoding S-formylglutathione hydrolase, with protein sequence MTHTVETLSESRCFGGIQGVYRHLSQATGTAMTFGLYLPPQASDGPVPVLWYLSGLTCTHENAMIKAGAQQWAAQYGLAMVFPDTSPRGEGVADDEAYDLGQGAGFYVDATEAPWAPHFRMWNYVTQELPALVFERFALDGRTQGITGHSMGGHGALTIAMTLPERYRSVSAFAPIANPSESDWGRKQLGAYLGADRGQWAAHDASILMRERGFPGEVLIDQGTEDQFLDLLRPETLAAAMVARRQPGVLRMQPGYDHSYFFVQSFIADHIRWHAERLTTG encoded by the coding sequence TTGACCCACACCGTCGAGACATTGTCCGAAAGTCGCTGCTTCGGTGGCATCCAGGGCGTCTATCGTCACCTTTCGCAGGCGACGGGCACGGCCATGACCTTCGGTCTTTATCTGCCACCCCAGGCCAGCGATGGACCGGTGCCGGTGCTGTGGTATCTTTCGGGTCTGACCTGCACGCATGAAAACGCGATGATCAAGGCCGGTGCGCAGCAATGGGCGGCGCAATACGGGCTTGCTATGGTCTTTCCCGACACCTCGCCGCGCGGGGAAGGCGTGGCCGATGATGAGGCCTATGATCTGGGGCAGGGCGCGGGTTTCTACGTCGATGCCACCGAAGCGCCCTGGGCGCCGCATTTTCGCATGTGGAACTATGTGACGCAGGAGTTGCCGGCGCTGGTGTTCGAGCGCTTCGCCCTTGACGGCCGGACCCAGGGCATCACCGGCCATTCCATGGGTGGCCATGGCGCGCTGACCATCGCCATGACCTTGCCCGAGCGTTACCGCTCGGTCTCGGCCTTTGCGCCGATCGCCAATCCCAGTGAATCCGACTGGGGGCGCAAGCAGCTGGGCGCCTATCTGGGCGCCGATCGCGGGCAATGGGCGGCGCATGACGCCAGCATCCTGATGCGCGAGCGCGGCTTTCCCGGCGAGGTGCTGATCGACCAGGGGACCGAGGATCAGTTTCTGGATCTGTTGCGCCCGGAAACCCTGGCGGCGGCCATGGTGGCGCGGCGCCAGCCCGGGGTGCTGCGCATGCAGCCGGGGTATGATCACAGCTATTTCTTCGTGCAAAGCTTTATCGCCGATCACATCCGCTGGCACGCCGAGCGTCTGACGACCGGCTGA
- a CDS encoding GNAT family N-acetyltransferase yields MSQGGTVIRPAMADDHEAIWQILEPVYRAGETYCIPTDITRDEALADWFAAPFTAFVAERDGQILGTSHVGRNRPGPASHVANASFATHPRARGQGVARALVDHAKAWAREQGFRAMQFNFVVSTNADAVHLWQRAGFAVVGRLPGAFLHPRHGYVDALVMFHDLTGEAA; encoded by the coding sequence ATGAGTCAGGGCGGGACGGTCATCCGACCCGCCATGGCCGATGACCATGAAGCCATCTGGCAGATTCTGGAGCCGGTCTATCGGGCTGGGGAAACCTACTGCATTCCGACTGACATCACCCGGGACGAGGCGTTGGCGGATTGGTTCGCCGCGCCCTTCACAGCCTTTGTCGCCGAACGCGACGGGCAAATCCTGGGCACCAGCCATGTCGGCCGCAACCGACCCGGCCCCGCCAGCCATGTCGCCAATGCCAGCTTTGCCACCCATCCGCGGGCGCGCGGGCAGGGGGTGGCGCGCGCCCTGGTCGATCATGCCAAGGCCTGGGCGCGCGAGCAGGGGTTTCGCGCCATGCAGTTCAATTTCGTCGTCTCGACCAATGCCGATGCGGTTCATCTCTGGCAGCGCGCCGGCTTTGCGGTGGTGGGACGGTTGCCGGGCGCGTTCCTGCACCCGCGTCACGGCTATGTCGATGCGCTGGTCATGTTTCACGATCTGACAGGAGAGGCCGCTTGA
- a CDS encoding ATP-dependent Clp protease proteolytic subunit: MAKHFILDDDDDDDDEPRRQDAPKDEGLGLPEGDKIGKLYFKSRTVIVAGPINDKLAQRTVAHLLALAEDGDDPINMLISSPGGHVESGDMIHDVIKFIRPRVRTIGSGWVASAGALIFVGAEKQDRYCLPNTRFLIHQPSGGIGGTSSDMMIQAEQVRQMRERLNRIFAEATGQTVERIEQDTQRDFWLSTQEALDYGLLGQVIRSVDELK, translated from the coding sequence ATGGCAAAGCACTTCATTCTGGACGATGACGACGATGACGATGACGAGCCCCGCCGTCAGGACGCGCCCAAGGACGAAGGGCTGGGCCTGCCCGAAGGCGACAAGATCGGCAAGCTTTACTTCAAGTCGCGCACCGTGATCGTGGCGGGGCCGATCAACGACAAGCTGGCGCAGCGCACGGTGGCGCATCTGCTGGCCTTGGCCGAGGATGGCGACGACCCGATCAACATGCTGATCAGCTCGCCCGGCGGCCATGTCGAATCGGGCGACATGATCCATGACGTGATCAAGTTCATCCGCCCGCGCGTGCGCACCATCGGTTCGGGCTGGGTCGCCTCGGCCGGGGCGCTGATCTTTGTCGGGGCGGAAAAGCAGGATCGCTATTGCCTGCCCAACACCCGGTTCCTCATCCATCAGCCTTCGGGCGGAATCGGCGGCACTTCCAGCGACATGATGATCCAGGCCGAACAGGTCCGGCAGATGCGCGAGCGGCTGAACCGCATCTTTGCCGAGGCGACCGGTCAGACCGTCGAGCGTATCGAACAGGATACGCAGCGCGATTTCTGGCTGAGCACGCAAGAGGCGCTGGATTACGGGCTGCTGGGTCAGGTCATCCGTTCGGTGGACGAGCTGAAATGA
- a CDS encoding YbaN family protein, which yields MNWRNNMQYLWLALGWLFLTLGLIGVALPVMPTVPFLLVAVWAFTRSSPRLGARILRHPKFGPPIRAWRKHGVVSRAAKVWAVIAMAGGIGWALWLGLDGRFIALQALVCTVIAIWLISRPERPSA from the coding sequence GTGAACTGGCGGAATAACATGCAATATCTGTGGCTTGCCCTGGGCTGGCTGTTCCTGACGCTGGGGTTGATCGGCGTGGCGCTGCCGGTGATGCCCACAGTGCCTTTCCTGCTGGTCGCGGTCTGGGCCTTTACCCGCTCGTCGCCCCGGCTGGGGGCGCGCATCCTGCGCCATCCGAAATTCGGCCCGCCGATCCGGGCCTGGCGCAAGCATGGAGTGGTCAGCCGTGCCGCCAAGGTCTGGGCGGTGATTGCCATGGCCGGCGGCATTGGCTGGGCGCTGTGGCTGGGCCTTGACGGCCGGTTCATCGCCCTGCAGGCGCTGGTCTGCACCGTCATTGCCATCTGGCTGATCAGCCGGCCCGAACGCCCCTCGGCCTGA
- the hemW gene encoding radical SAM family heme chaperone HemW, with product MTLDPSTATASPTALAQDWRAAGFGLYVHWPFCAAKCPYCDFNSHVAASIDQARWLAAYRAEIARLGAETPGRVLNSIFFGGGTPSLMAPETVAGVIEAARRAWPLANDVEITLEANPTSVETGRFRGYADAGVNRVSMGVQALNDEDLRRLGRMHTVAEARAAFDIARACFARVSFDLIYARQDQDRAHWRRELRQALDMAVDHLSAYQLTIEPGTAFGARHARGGLKGLPDDDLSADMYLDTQDICAAAGLPAYEISNHARPGAESRHNLIYWRQGDWAAVGPGAHGRLTLASGRWATEALRAPGEWLAAVEGRGSGDSRRDLLPLADRALEYLLMSMRLVEGMDLTRYRAHGARIAPQRLQDLIGLGLVDLQGERLAATRQGRPVLNGILRELAE from the coding sequence ATGACATTGGACCCATCCACCGCCACCGCCAGCCCGACCGCTCTTGCCCAGGACTGGCGGGCGGCGGGGTTCGGGCTTTATGTGCATTGGCCGTTCTGCGCGGCGAAATGTCCCTATTGCGACTTCAACAGCCATGTCGCGGCCAGCATCGACCAGGCGCGCTGGCTGGCGGCCTATCGGGCCGAGATTGCCCGTCTGGGCGCCGAAACCCCGGGCCGGGTGCTGAACAGCATCTTTTTCGGCGGCGGGACCCCCAGCCTGATGGCCCCCGAGACCGTCGCCGGCGTGATCGAGGCCGCGCGCAGGGCCTGGCCGCTGGCCAATGACGTGGAAATCACCCTCGAAGCCAATCCGACCAGTGTCGAGACCGGGCGCTTTCGTGGCTATGCGGATGCCGGGGTCAACCGGGTGTCGATGGGGGTTCAGGCGCTGAACGACGAGGATCTGCGCCGTTTGGGGCGGATGCATACCGTGGCCGAGGCCCGCGCTGCCTTCGACATTGCCCGCGCCTGTTTCGCGCGCGTCAGCTTCGATCTGATCTATGCCCGCCAGGACCAGGACCGCGCCCATTGGCGGCGGGAATTGCGTCAGGCGCTGGACATGGCGGTCGATCACCTGTCGGCCTATCAGCTGACCATCGAACCCGGCACCGCCTTTGGCGCACGCCATGCCCGCGGCGGGTTGAAGGGCCTGCCGGACGACGATCTGTCGGCCGACATGTATCTGGATACCCAGGACATCTGCGCTGCCGCCGGGCTGCCCGCCTATGAAATTTCCAACCACGCCCGTCCCGGGGCGGAAAGCCGGCACAACCTGATCTACTGGCGCCAGGGCGACTGGGCGGCGGTCGGGCCGGGCGCTCATGGCCGGTTGACGCTGGCCAGCGGCCGCTGGGCGACCGAGGCGCTGCGCGCCCCCGGCGAATGGCTGGCCGCGGTCGAGGGCCGAGGTTCGGGCGACAGCCGGCGCGATCTGCTGCCCCTGGCCGATCGGGCGCTGGAATATCTGCTGATGTCCATGCGGCTGGTCGAAGGCATGGATCTGACCCGCTATCGCGCGCATGGCGCCCGCATTGCGCCGCAACGTCTGCAGGATCTGATCGGGCTCGGTCTGGTTGATTTGCAGGGCGAGCGGCTGGCGGCAACGCGGCAGGGCCGCCCGGTCCTGAATGGAATCCTGCGTGAACTGGCGGAATAA
- a CDS encoding RidA family protein: MRRISTGSPLETSFGYSRAVVKGPWCFVSGTTGYDYAAMAMPESAADQTRNALATIFATLAEAGFQPADIVRVQYTITDTAWLDEVVPVLGAAMKDVLPAATMVVAGLVRPEMKIEIEVTAFRE, from the coding sequence TTGCGTAGAATCTCGACCGGCTCGCCCCTGGAAACCAGCTTTGGTTACAGCCGGGCGGTGGTGAAGGGACCGTGGTGTTTCGTTTCTGGCACTACTGGCTATGACTATGCCGCCATGGCCATGCCCGAAAGCGCCGCCGACCAGACCCGCAACGCACTGGCCACGATCTTTGCCACACTGGCCGAGGCCGGCTTTCAGCCCGCCGATATCGTGCGCGTGCAATATACCATCACCGATACCGCCTGGCTGGACGAGGTGGTGCCGGTTCTGGGCGCGGCGATGAAGGATGTGTTACCGGCCGCCACCATGGTTGTCGCCGGGCTTGTCAGACCCGAAATGAAGATCGAGATCGAAGTGACCGCATTCAGGGAATGA
- the rdgB gene encoding RdgB/HAM1 family non-canonical purine NTP pyrophosphatase, producing MRRLTDRRLLVATHNAGKLEEIRAMMAPHGIEVTSAGELGLPEPAETEDSFIGNARIKARAAVAATGLPVLADDSGITVDGLDGAPGVYTADWAETPNGRDFLQAMTRTWSELEARGVPEPRTAQFRATLLLMWPDGHEEVFEGVAPGRLVWPPRGQGGHGYDPIFVPDGHDITYAEMTPAQKNAISHRARAFALLEQALA from the coding sequence ATGAGGCGGCTGACCGACAGGCGGCTGCTGGTGGCCACCCACAACGCCGGCAAGCTCGAGGAGATCCGCGCCATGATGGCCCCCCATGGCATCGAGGTCACCAGCGCCGGCGAGCTGGGGCTGCCCGAGCCGGCCGAGACCGAAGACAGCTTCATCGGCAATGCCCGGATCAAGGCGCGCGCGGCGGTCGCGGCCACCGGCCTGCCGGTCCTGGCCGATGACAGCGGCATCACCGTCGATGGTCTGGACGGCGCCCCCGGTGTCTATACCGCCGATTGGGCCGAAACCCCCAACGGCCGCGATTTCCTGCAGGCGATGACCCGCACCTGGTCCGAGCTCGAGGCTCGTGGCGTGCCCGAGCCGCGCACCGCGCAGTTTCGCGCGACGCTGCTGCTGATGTGGCCCGACGGGCATGAAGAGGTATTCGAGGGCGTGGCCCCCGGGCGGCTGGTCTGGCCGCCGCGGGGGCAGGGCGGGCACGGTTATGATCCGATCTTTGTGCCTGACGGGCATGACATCACCTATGCCGAGATGACTCCCGCGCAAAAGAACGCGATCAGTCACCGTGCCCGGGCATTCGCGCTGCTGGAGCAGGCCCTTGCGTAG
- the rph gene encoding ribonuclease PH, producing the protein MRPSGRNLSDMRPISIETGIMRHAEGSCLISCGDTKVLCSATIEDKAPPFLKGSGQGWVTAEYGMLPRATNSRNRREAAAGKQSGRTQEIQRLIGRALRAGVDRRALGERQIVIDCDVIQADGGTRCASITGGWVALRLAVNKLLKAGLVTADPIMDHVAAVSCGIYGGQAVLDLDYAEDSEAGTDGNFILTGSGKLIEVQMSAEGATFSRPQMNQLLDLAEAGVAQLVAAQKAALA; encoded by the coding sequence ATGCGCCCCTCTGGCCGGAATTTAAGTGATATGCGTCCGATTTCAATCGAAACGGGCATCATGCGCCATGCCGAGGGCTCGTGCCTGATCTCTTGCGGCGACACCAAGGTGCTGTGTTCGGCCACGATCGAGGACAAGGCGCCGCCGTTTCTGAAGGGTTCGGGCCAGGGATGGGTGACGGCGGAATACGGCATGTTGCCGCGCGCCACCAATTCGCGCAATCGGCGCGAGGCGGCGGCCGGCAAGCAGTCGGGCCGCACTCAGGAAATCCAGCGCCTGATCGGCCGGGCGCTGCGCGCCGGGGTGGATCGCCGGGCGCTGGGGGAACGGCAGATCGTCATCGATTGCGACGTGATCCAGGCCGATGGCGGAACGCGTTGCGCCTCGATCACCGGCGGCTGGGTGGCGCTGCGTCTGGCGGTCAACAAGCTGTTGAAGGCCGGGCTCGTCACCGCTGATCCGATCATGGATCATGTGGCGGCGGTGTCCTGCGGCATCTATGGCGGACAGGCGGTTCTGGATCTGGATTACGCCGAGGACAGCGAGGCCGGCACCGACGGCAACTTTATTCTGACCGGCAGCGGCAAATTGATCGAGGTGCAGATGTCGGCCGAGGGGGCGACCTTTTCGCGGCCGCAGATGAACCAGCTTCTGGATCTGGCCGAGGCGGGCGTGGCCCAGCTGGTCGCGGCGCAGAAGGCCGCCCTGGCATGA
- the hrcA gene encoding heat-inducible transcriptional repressor HrcA — MPDHALLSDLNDRSREVFRRVVETYLATGEPVGSRTLTRDMSEKVSAATIRNVMQDLEHLGLLDHPHVSAGRMPTQLGLRLFVDGLMEAGPVSATDRSMIEETLADDSGDTGALLDRVSTALSALTHGASLVLMPKQEAPLRHIDFVSLAPDRALVVLVFGDGRVENRIFSPPPGHTASSMREAANFLNAVAEGRTLADLRRDIAHEIDASRQQLDSMAAALIASGLAMWDSDGSDARLIVRGRANLLDDEAADLDRIRSLFDDLERKRDIAEFLQLAEQGEGVRIFIGSENKLFSLSGSSLVVSPYMNADRKIVGAVGVIGPTRLNYGRIVPIVDYTAQLVGRMLSGRKG; from the coding sequence ATGCCCGACCACGCCCTGCTTTCCGATCTGAACGACCGCTCGCGCGAGGTGTTTCGTCGCGTGGTGGAAACCTATCTGGCCACGGGCGAGCCCGTGGGATCGCGCACCTTGACCCGGGACATGAGCGAAAAGGTCAGTGCCGCCACCATTCGCAACGTCATGCAGGATCTGGAACATCTGGGCCTGCTGGATCACCCTCACGTTTCGGCCGGTCGCATGCCCACGCAACTTGGCCTGCGCCTGTTCGTCGACGGGCTGATGGAGGCAGGACCGGTTTCTGCCACCGACCGCAGCATGATCGAGGAAACCCTGGCCGATGACAGCGGCGACACGGGTGCGTTGCTGGATCGCGTCAGCACCGCCCTGTCGGCCCTGACGCATGGCGCCTCGCTGGTTCTGATGCCGAAGCAGGAAGCACCGCTGCGGCACATCGATTTCGTCAGCCTGGCGCCCGACCGCGCCTTGGTGGTGCTGGTTTTCGGCGACGGCCGGGTGGAAAACCGGATATTCTCTCCGCCTCCGGGTCATACAGCAAGTTCCATGCGCGAAGCCGCGAATTTCCTGAATGCGGTTGCCGAAGGCCGAACGCTGGCCGATCTGCGCCGCGACATCGCCCACGAGATCGATGCCAGTCGTCAGCAACTCGACAGCATGGCGGCGGCGCTGATCGCCTCGGGTCTGGCCATGTGGGATAGCGACGGTTCCGACGCCCGGCTGATCGTGCGCGGCCGCGCCAACCTGCTGGATGACGAGGCTGCCGATCTGGATCGCATCCGCAGCCTGTTCGACGATCTGGAACGGAAACGCGACATCGCCGAATTCCTGCAATTGGCCGAACAGGGCGAAGGTGTCCGGATTTTCATCGGCTCCGAGAACAAGCTTTTTTCACTTTCCGGTTCCTCTCTGGTGGTTTCGCCCTATATGAATGCTGACCGCAAGATTGTCGGCGCGGTCGGCGTCATCGGCCCCACCAGGCTGAACTATGGCCGTATCGTGCCGATCGTGGATTACACTGCGCAGCTTGTCGGCCGGATGCTCTCTGGCCGGAAAGGATGA
- a CDS encoding nucleotide exchange factor GrpE codes for MTKDNPNGSSLDEEFLDPLAVEEEEAPSPDLEALIAERDEYRDRFMRALADAENARKRAEKDRRDAEQYGGSRLARDLLPVYDALSRALEAAGDEQRAAASALLEGVELTLRELKNVFARHGISIISPAIGDKFDPQQHEAMFEAPVPGSIAGSIIQVMDSGFMLHDRLLRPAKVGVSSAPAN; via the coding sequence ATGACCAAGGACAACCCGAACGGCAGTTCGCTGGACGAGGAATTTCTGGACCCGCTGGCGGTCGAGGAAGAAGAGGCGCCCTCGCCCGATCTGGAGGCGCTGATTGCCGAGCGGGACGAATACCGCGACCGGTTCATGCGCGCATTGGCAGATGCCGAAAACGCGCGCAAACGCGCCGAAAAGGATCGCCGTGATGCCGAACAATATGGCGGCTCGCGCCTGGCGCGCGACCTGCTGCCCGTTTATGATGCGCTGAGCCGTGCGCTTGAGGCGGCCGGGGACGAACAGCGCGCTGCTGCCTCGGCGCTGCTGGAGGGGGTCGAACTGACCTTGCGCGAACTGAAGAACGTATTCGCAAGACATGGCATCAGCATCATCAGCCCGGCGATAGGCGACAAGTTCGATCCCCAGCAGCACGAAGCCATGTTCGAGGCCCCGGTTCCCGGATCCATTGCGGGCAGCATCATCCAGGTGATGGACAGCGGTTTCATGCTGCATGACCGGCTGTTGCGGCCTGCAAAGGTCGGCGTCAGTTCTGCGCCGGCGAACTGA